From the Lolium rigidum isolate FL_2022 chromosome 2, APGP_CSIRO_Lrig_0.1, whole genome shotgun sequence genome, one window contains:
- the LOC124690528 gene encoding hydroxymethylglutaryl-CoA lyase, mitochondrial-like, with protein sequence MLAASRVWSRSGSPSSPVPLHALTSAAAAASSLLQRSGMQVSQKSQPPPGVADTGDRAADAPPQTCSSSGDFREEHASSRRTNQRHPAPNRGKSIGGNHHVLYGSYLSNNQQRCRYFSSSSDQERTGIVKRMMHDLPRFVKIVEVGPRDGLQNEKNTVPTPVKIELIKRLATSGLSVVEATSFVSPKWVPQLADAKDVMEVVRNITGVNFPVLTPNLKGFQAAAAAGAKEVAIFASASEAFSKSNINCSIKESLARYNDVALAAKKQEIPVRGYVSCVVGCPVEGSVPPSDVAYVAKELYDMGCYEVSLGDTIGVGTPGTVVPMLEAVMSVVPVEKLAVHFHDTYGQSLSNILVSLQMGVSVVDSSVAGLGGCPYAKGASGNVATEDVVYMLNGLGIKTGVNLGKVMAAGEFICKHLGRQSGSKAATALSKVTASASKL encoded by the exons ATGCTGGCGGCGTCCAGGGTCTGGTCGAGGTCCGGGTCCCCGTCCTCGCCGGTACCCCTGCACGCCTTGACttccgcagcggcggcggcgagctccctTCTGCAGAGGTCCGGGATGCAGGTCTCTCAGAAATCGCAGCCGCCTCCCGGTGTAGCTGACACGGGGGATCGCGCGGCCGATGCGCCGCCTCAAACGTGCTCTTCTTCAGGCGATTTTCG GGAAGAGCATGCCAGCAGCAGACGAACAAATCAAAGACATCCAGCGCCTAATCGAGGCAAGTCGATCGGAGGGAACCACCATGTTCTGTATGGAAGTTATCTTTCAAATAACCAACAGAGATGCAGATATTTCTCGTCTTCTTCTGACCAGGAGAGGACAGGGATTGTAAAAAGG ATGATGCATGATCTGCCAAGGTTTGTGAAAATTGTAGAAGTTGGGCCGCGTGATGGACTGCAAAACGAAAAAAATACAGTGCCAACACCTGTAAAGATTGAGCTCATAAAGAGACTGGCAACCTCTGGATTATCCGTTGTTGAGGCAACGAGTTTTGTCTCCCCGAAATGGGTGCCACAG CTAGCTGATGCAAAGGATGTTATGGAAGTGGTCCGGAATATTACGGGTGTAAACTTTCCTGTATTGACTCCAAACCTTAAG GGATTTCAAGCAGCAGCCGCCGCAGGTGCAAAAGAAGTTGCAATATTTGCATCAGCTTCTGAAGCATTTTCGAAGTCAAATATAAATTGTTCAATTAAAGAGAGCCTTGCCCGTTATAATGATGTTGCTCTTGCAGCAAAAAAGCAAGAAATTCCTGTGCGAGG GTATGTTTCTTGCGTGGTTGGATGCCCAGTAGAAGGATCAGTACCTCCTTCAGATGTAGCTTATGTTGCCAAAGAGCTTTATGACATGGGCTGCTACGAGGTTTCACTTGGTGATACAATTGGAGTTGGTACCCCAG GCACGGTTGTTCCAATGCTTGAGGCAGTTATGTCGGTCGTTCCCGTGGAAAAGCTTGCGGTCCATTTCCATGACACCTATGGCCAGTCTCTTTCGAACATCCTTGTCTCTCTCCAG ATGGGCGTCAGTGTCGTGGACTCCTCCGTCGCTGGCCTCGGTGGCTGCCCCTATGCGAAGGGTGCATCAGGGAATGTTGCCACCGAGGACGTCGTATACATGCTAAACGGGTTGGGGATCAAGACAGGCGTCAATCTGGGCAAGGTAATGGCAGCCGGCGAGTTCATCTGCAAGCATCTGGGGCGCCAGTCTGGGTCCAAGGCAGCGACTGCCCTGAGCAAGGTTACAGCTAGCGCCTCAAAACTATGA
- the LOC124688065 gene encoding helicase SEN1-like: MESFALPLMEETRADLYSALEGIKHAPATEVKRIEELCSKQSIFSILVKKADPDRDPGEVYALKDSDILVFLDRKPRHISDLGRSKVPYVIASVLKAEDANGNAIVKLSRARQDLAPPLFAVFLINMTTYNRIWNALDLHVARLRNTTIIEKIVNYSPGEDKSELPLHLQDRALDLKNFSLNKSQQMAVLDCVSAMEQQDTYPVRLIWGPPGTGKTKTISTLLWSMMIKNHRTLTCAPTNTAVVEVASRVLSLIEDSSVGSGKKCFLSDVVLFGNEDRMNVDQRLTKIFLEKRVRRLQRCLTPGSGWTNCLSSMVRILEEPLVQYDSYVQKIEREIQERAKKEKEERAKKEKEERAKKEKEERAKKEKNKKAEVKEDLDRKEKNKNVQVKEEPNKKHVQIMSFKDYFLRNYKQAENELRICIETFCSDLPRSATSGQNFCYMTEVVHMLKEFGKVVQNEPEKQLQTLFRDTSDGRNSSLFQSLLGYAQDSVRSELKQARSMCIEKLSYLSNNFHLPDIFEKRSIEEFLLQNSKSILCTASSSSRLHYLQNAKPFDLLVVDEAAQLKECESLIPLQIPGIRLAVLIGDEYQLPALVKSKVCEEADFGRSLFERLSSLGHPKHLLDVQYRMHPGISKFPVSSFYGNQIADGENVLHRNYERKHLTGPMYGSYSFINIDGGKESLGKHDKSLMNTIEVAAVTRIVQRLFKESMETRRTLSVGVVSPYKGQVRAIQEKLGRTYEVPGSFSVKVRSVDGFQGAEEDIIIFSTVRSNSAGKVGFLDNVNRTNVALTRAKHCLWIVGNATTLVSSKTVWRKIVADAKERGCFFDANDDKDLSGAIIKAVIELDEVESLLNMDNLRIGGSRSGKPKNK; encoded by the exons ATGGAATCATTTGCCCTACCACTGATGGAAGAAACTCGAGCTGATCTCTACTCTGCTCTGGAGGGTATCAAGCACGCACCAGCCACTGAAGTGAAACGGATTGAGGAACTTTGTTCCAAGCAGTCCATATTCAGTATATTGGTCAAGAAGGCTGACCCTGACAGAGACCCAGGGGAAGTTTATGCCCTCAAGGATTCTGATATACTTGTTTTCTTGGATCGGAAACCGAGGCATATTTCAGACTTGGGACGAAGCAAGGTGCCTTATGTGATTGCCTCAGTGCTGAAAGCAGAGGATGCTAACGGCAATGCGATTGTAAAGCTGTCAAGGGCGAGACAAGATCTTGCACCGCCTCTTTTTGCGGTGTTCCTGATCAACATGACTACGTACAACCGTATATGGAACGCACTGGATCTGCATGTTGCAAGACTTAGGAACACTACCATCATTGAGAAGATCGTAAATTATTCTCCAGGG GAGGACAAGTCAGAACTACCTTTACATTTGCAAGACAGAGCACTTGACCTTAAAAATTTCAGCCTCAACAAGTCACAACAGATGGCAGTGCTTGATTGCGTTTCAGCAATGGAGCAGCAGGATACATATCCGGTGCGTCTGATATGGGGACCTCCTGGCACAGGCAAGACGAAGACCATTAGCACTCTCCTGTGGTCCATGATGATCAAGAACCACAGAACACTGACATGCGCACCGACGAACACTGCAGTGGTGGAGGTTGCATCTCGGGTCCTCAGCCTCATTGAGGATTCCTCTGTTGGAAGTGGAAAAAAATGCTTTCTGAGTGATGTTGTGTTGTTTGGAAATGAGGATCGAATGAACGTGGATCAGAGACTCACAAAGATTTTCCTGGAGAAGCGTGTTCGTCGTCTCCAGCGGTGCTTGACGCCAGGTTCAGGGTGGACCAACTGTCTGAGTTCCATGGTACGAATTCTTGAGGAACCCTTGGTTCAGTATGATTCGTATGTTCAGAAAATTGAAAGGGAGATCCAGGAACGTGCTAAGAAGGAAAAAGAGGAACGTGCTAAGAAGGAAAAAGAGGAACGTGCTAAGAAGGAAAAAGAGGAACGTGCTAAGAAGGAAAAGAATAAGAAGGCAGAAGTAAAGGAGGATCTTGATAGGAAGGAAAAGAACAAAAATGTGCAGGTAAAAGAGGAACCTAATAAGAAGCATGTACAGATAATGTCGTTCAAGGATTACTTCTTACGTAATTACAAGCAAGCCGAAAATGAACTGCGCATCTGCATTGAGACTTTCTGCAGTGATCTCCCCAGATCTGCTACATCTGGGCAGAACTTCTGTTACATGACTGAGGTTGTACACATGCTTAAAGAGTTTGGGAAAGTCGTGCAGAATGAACCTGAGAAGCAGCTGCAAACCCTGTTCAGAGACACCTCCGATGGAAGAAACAGTTCATTGTTTCAGAGTCTTTTGGGTTATGCGCAAGACAGCGTGCGTTCAGAGCTGAAGCAGGCAAGATCCATGTGTATTGAGAAATTAAGTTACTTGTCTAACAACTTTCACCTTCCAGATATTTTTGAGAAGCGGTCAATTGAGGAGTTCCTGCTGCAGAACAGCAAGAGCATACTTTGCACTGCCTCAAGCTCATCTCGTTTGCACTACCTGCAAAATGCCAAGCCATTTGACCTCCTTGTAGTTGACGAGGCGGCACAGCTGAAGGAGTGTGAATCACTGATACCGCTGCAAATTCCTGGCATCCGTCTTGCTGTTCTCATCGGAGATGAATACCAACTACCAGCACTTGTGAAAAGCAAG GTATGTGAGGAAGCTGATTTCGGAAGGAGCCTGTTTGAGAGGCTAAGTTCTCTGGGGCACCCTAAGCACCTTCTTGATGTGCAGTACAGGATGCACCCGGGGATAAGCAAGTTTCCGGTCTCAAGCTTTTACGGCAACCAGATCGCTGATGGTGAGAACGTCCTACACAGAAACTATGAGAGGAAGCACCTGACTGGCCCAATGTATGGTTCCTACTCGTTCATCAACATCGACGGCGGAAAGGAAAGCTTGGGCAAGCACGACAAGAGCCTAATGAACACCATCGAGGTCGCTGCCGTGACCCGGATCGTGCAAAGATTGTTCAAAG AGTCCATGGAAACAAGGAGGACGCTCAGCGTGGGCGTTGTGTCGCCATACAAGGGCCAGGTTCGTGCCATCCAGGAGAAGCTTGGTAGGACGTACGAGGTGCCTGGCAGTTTCTCCGTGAAGGTCCGATCAGTGGACGGGTTCCAGGGTGCCGAGGAGgatatcatcatcttctccacCGTGCGGAGCAATAGCGCCGGAAAAGTCGGCTTCCTTGACAACGTGAACCGTACCAACGTGGCGCTGACACGGGCCAA GCACTGTCTCTGGATAGTAGGGAATGCGACCACATTGGTGAGCAGCAAGACGGTTTGGCGGAAGATAGTAGCAGATGCCAAGGAGAGAGGCTGCTTTTTTGACGCAAACGACGACAAGGACCTTTCAGGCGCAATCATCAAAGCCGTCATTGAGCTGGATGAAGTGGAGAGTTTGCTCAACATGGACAACCTCCGTATTGGCGGATCACGCTCTGGG AAACCCAAGAACAAGTAA